A stretch of DNA from Nitrosopumilus zosterae:
TCCGAACCTACTAGTAAGATAACATCTGGAGAAGGAGTTAAAGGATACAATGCATTATTTTCTAGCCGTTTTAACAAACTAAAGCGAATTATTTCCGATAGGCCAGAATCAAAAATGCTAAAATCTGCAGCTTCTGTGAAAACTGCAAAATCAGATGATGATATCTACGTGTGTGGTCTTGTCTCAACACGAAATTCTGAAAGAAATATCACCAAACTGATCTTGGAGGATCCTTCAGGTTCTTTTGAAGGGATTATTTTCGATAATGAATTACAAAAGACAGCAAATGCTCTTTTGATGGATCAGTTTGTCATGGCCAGAATCAGTTTAGGAAAGAATTCAGGCTATATTATCAAAGATTTGATTCTTCCAGATATTCCTGATCAGGCTAAAAATAAATCAGAATCTGAAGCATATGCTGTATTTCTTTCAGACCTACATATTGGAAGTAAGTACTTTATGGAAGATGAGTTTTCTGAATTTGTTTCTTGGTTATCAAGTCCTGATCCAGTTGCAAGAAAAATTCGTTTTGTCCTAATAGGTGGAGATGTTGTAGATGGTGTTGGAATCTACCCTAATCAAGACAAAGAGTTAGTTTGTCAAACTATTCAAAAGCAGTTAAAAAAGGTAGAGGAGTTAATTGATAAAATTCCAAAAAATATCAAAATTATCATTATGCCGGGAAATCATGATCCTGGAAGAAGGGCTTTGCCTCAGCCAGCAATCCCAAAAAAATACAATTCTGGCTTATGGGAAAGGGAAAATGTAGTAATGGTTGGAAATCCAGCATTTGTATCATTAAACGGTGTTAAAATCATGATGTTTCATGGCCAAAGTATTGATGATATTGTCAAGACTACACCTGGTCTAAGTTATGACAAACCGACTAATGTAATGCGACATCTTCTAAGAGCAAGACATCTTAGTCCAATTTATGGAAGTCAGACGCCAATAGCACCAGAGATGGAGGATCTTTTAGTAATTGAAGATATTCCAGATATTTTTCACGTCGGCCATGTTCATAGAGCTGAATTAGATATGTACAAGGGAATTTTACTAGTTAATTCTGGTTCCTGGCAAAAACAGACACCCTTTCAAGCTAGTGTTGGAATGACTCCGAATCCAGGAATAGCTATTATGGTAAATCTAAAAACTTTTCAGGTTTTCCATGAAAATTATAGTTCAAATTCAGACAATGTCTTGCAAAGTTAAATCGTCTTTGAATGTTTTTTTTATCATTTCAGATGAGACAGTAAGTTTGTATTTTTTTGTCCTTCCATGAATTCCTTGGTGGATTAGTCTTCCAGTAATAATACCAGATAGTTCAATTTCGCTTAGCATTTGTGTGATTCTTCTTTGAGTTAGCTCGTCTCTCCCAACTATTTTACAGAGATTTTTGTATGAAGAATATATTTCCCCTGTTGAAGAGCCGTTTGCCTTCATAATTGCTAGAATAAGCAATTTTTCATGGAGAGGATATGATTTGAGGGATGTTTCCTCCTTATTTTCTTCAATTTTTTGGGTGGCTTCCCTTACATGCTCAATTGTCACTTTTTCAGATTGTTGCCTCTCAGCAATCTCACCTGCTACACGAATTAGATCAATTGCTCTTCTAGCATCACCGTGTTCTCCTCCTGCTAAGGCCGCACATAGATTTAGGGCTGGTTCTTCAACAGAATTCTCTATGAAGGATTCATGAATCCTTTCTTCAAGAATTTTTTTAATTTGTTCTACATTATAGTTTGTAAATACTATCTCTTCTTCTCCAAGACTACTGATTACTCTAGGATCCAGTTTTTCTTTAAACGTCAAATCATTTGAAATTCCAACTAAGGTTAGAGACCCTTGTTTTATACGCTCATTTGCCCTTGTAAGTTGATATAAAATATCCTTACCGGTTTTAGCCACCAATTGAGCAAGATGATCAATCTCATCAATAACAAAAATGGCATTTAATTTTCCCTCATCTATTTTATTAAGCAATCTTTTGAAAACTTCACTGGTAGCCAATCCACTTGATGGTAATTCCTTTTCAGATAGGTCTAATTGTCTGCCTAAACTTACCAATAATCCATAAAGGGTTGTTTCATCTTTGGAGTTTGAATATACTAATTTAATTGGAAAATTAGATTTTTCAACTCTTTCTTGAATTTTTGAGAGTACTTTTTTAACTACAAGTGTTTTTCCGGTTCCTGGTTTTCCATAAACCAGAAGATTAGATGGTCTGGATTGTTTTAGAATTGGTAATAATGATTGGGTAACTTTTTCTTGTTCAGAATTTCTATGAAGAATAGTATTTGGAATGTAAGTAAAATGTAAAATATCCCTATTTTTAATAATTGATTTTCCAGATTCCGCTGCATCAAGCATTCTATCTATAGGATCAGACATACTCACACACCTTCATTTCCATTCAATACTAACATAATGATATCTGAATTAAGAGAGTATAGAATAGAATAGTTATTGTAGTTTAGTTTGTAATTAATTATTTTTAGTTAGTTTTAGATTTTCTTAAAAAAAATAAATTTTAAAAAAATAGAGTGGAAATATTGGTGTGTGGGTTAATCCTAGAGTTAACAGTTTTGTTAATGAGATGTTAAGAAAAACCCAAAAAACACCATTTTAACCCCTTTATTTCCACTCCAGGCGTTAAGATAGGTGTTAACAATGTGAATATCGTCAAAATACCCCTTTATTTCCACTCCAGGCATAAAAATAACCATAAAATTGGTTATGTTTTTAGATAGTTGTTAATAACAAAAAATAGGCTAGGCGTGACCTAGGCAGTCAACGTTAACAAACTAATTAGTTAACAAATATTCTGGGATCTATTGAACTGTTAATTGTTATTCCAATAGATCTCTAAGATGACAAACAAACGAATTCGTATAGGTATGGAAGATTCAGATGGCGCAAAATATGATATTAAATTAGAGGGTAATGTGACTAGAGAAAAAGTTCTTAAAATATTTGAAATGATGGATTTGATGAATATTGAAGAACAATCTGAAACAACAAACATGGATTCTATGGGTTCAAAAATCTGGCATATTATTGACAAATTCTTCCCTATGGGTAAATTCACATCCACAAATATTCTTGAAAAATATGAAGATGAATTTAATGAGCCTATAAAACTTAGTATAATTTCCACTTATTTATCAAGATTCTCTGCAAAAGGTAGGGTAAATAGAACTAGAACCGGTCGAGAATGGATTTATCAAACTATTAAAATTGGCCAAAAACACGAATTATTTTCTAAGAAATAGTTACTTTTCTAATTAACAACCTATCTTTACCAAGAATCACCTTGACGTATTCACCTTTCTGAATATCCATATATTTTCTAAATTGTTTAGGAATTGAAATTGTTCCTGCAGAAGTGATTTTCACTAAAACTTCATTATCTTGTACAGACATAATAAGATTATAATTTAATAATATATATAATTTATTAAATTATATAATTAATATATTATAAGAAATTAAGGCTGTTTTTGAATGACTTGTAATAAAATATTATAAAATAAATTCCTAAAACATTTGAAATATTTTTTAAGCGATAGAATGCTTGGTTTGAACTTCTTCAACCTTTGCCAAACCCTTTTCAGTAATTGAATAAGTATATGGTTTTGATTCTGTATTTCTTTGGACATAACCATCTTCAAATAATTTCTTCATAAGTCTTGATGTGTGTTCTCTACTTCTCTTTAATGTGATTTGTATATCACGTGATGTCATAGCTTTGTTTGTGATTAGTTGCAACACATAGTTTGTTGGGTTTGAATGTTCTATAGGTGAAATATTAGGCACAGAAATTGGTTTTTCATGTTCAATTTTGGGGATAATTTGTTCCTCTACTAATTCCTCTTTTACATCACTTTTGGCTAGTTTTTCTAGAAATTGTTTTAGATCAATATCTGGATCTTCGGATTTTTCCTCAATTCCCTGTATTTCTAATGCATCCAGGCGTATTTTCATATCAATTAACTGTCTTTCATAATATTCTAGACGTTCAGATTGTGATGCATCAAACACTTCATTCTTATTTTTAATAAATGGTCTAATTTTATAGTAGATATACAATCCACCCAAACCCACTATGAAGGCTAAAATCACACCTAAAATCACTTCAGGTTCAGGAATCTCTACTAACATCACAACTTTAGCGCCTATGACGTGATTTATCGTGATTGAACAATATTATTTCACACTTTAGATTAACTAACTCACACACTTTATCACAATAAAATCAAACAAGTTCAATTCACTATAATCACACATATCACATATTGCATGCCTGTCGAACGAGCCTATCTATCACACTTATCACTTCATCTTCTCTTTCTGGGAAAATATCACTATCATTAATCACACTAATCTGTTCAGAGAGTTTCGATATCACATCAATATCATCAGGCAAAAGTATGCCTAAACCACGTAAAAGTATGATTGAATAGAATAATCCAATTAATTTTTCTCTAGATTGCCCAACTTGTCGATAATAGGCTCCTTTAGTTATGGAAAAATCAGATTCTAAAAGATTCTTCTGATTTAAAATAATTTCAATTTGTCTTTCTGTAAATAGAGATTTTTTGATAATTTTACGTATAATATTGTTAAAATTAGATCTTTCTAATTCTGTCATAGCTATACAAATCTGTATACTGCATTCCAATTAAACTTTAAAGAGCCATCTGCAAATTCATTTTATGACTAAAAACCAAGTTGAAACGTTCCTAAAATCAGAATTAAAAAAGAAAAATGCGTTATTATTTGTATTAATCGATTCAGAAGTATCTAATCTTGATGAATCAGCCAAACTTGCCAAAGATGTTGAAAAGATAGGGGCATCAGCAATCTTGGTTGGTGGCTCCTCAGCCACTGATCAAATTGAGATGGCTCAAGTTGTCAAAGGAATAAAAAAAGGAATTAAAATTCCAATTATTCTGTTTCCTGGAAATGTTACTGGTGTTGTACCTGACGCAGATGCAATCTTGTTTAGTTCTTTAATGAATTCAGAAAATCCATACTTTATCACCCAAGCTCAAGCCTTAGGAGCTCCAAGCGTTCTAAAGTTTGGTTTGGAGCCACTTCCTACTGCCTATTTGGTAATAGGAGAAGGGACGTCTGCCTGGTTTGTAGGTGCAGCCAGAGGAATTCCATTTGAAAAACCAAAAATTGCGGCTGCATATGCATTAGCTGCCCAATTCCTTGGCATGAGGTTTGTTTATTTGGAAGCAGGCTCAGGAGCAAAATCAAATGTTACTCCTGAGATGGTTAAAACTGTCAGACATGCATTTAATGGATTTTTGATTGTTGGTGGGGGAATTAAAGATGTCAAAACAGCCGAAAGTTTAGTCAAAGCGGGGGCTGATGCTTTGGTTATTGGAACATTCCTTGAAAAAGGTGGAAGTATCAAAAAACTCCAAGAAATAGCAAAAGTAATTCAAAGAAGCAAGTAATAGGACAATATCATGTCTGAAAACGACGCAATTTCTCGTATTAGTGGAATTAAAATGCCAAATTATTATCTGGATTATTATACTGATCTTTCAACTTATACTTATTCGATTTTTGAACATGCTGCAAAGGCAAAATCTAGCTTGGTTGATTCTTCAGGAATAATTGAACCAAAAATTGCTTTTGATCTTGCAGATCGTGTTGCAAAAATGCACGAAATTGATATTGCTGATCCATTACGAGAACTTTTAAAAATTAATGGAAAAGAACTTTCTGCACTAATCCTTTCAAAAGAGATTGCCTTGGGAAAATACACTCTTCCTGATTCATCCATGGAGGAAAGACTTGATCTAGCAGTTAGAGTTGGTTTAGCAATTGTAACTGAAGGAGTGACTATTGCACCATTGCAAGGTATTAGTGAAGTAAAAATCAAGAAAAACAAAGATGGCACAGAATATCTTTCCGTTTCCATTGCAGGACCTATGCGTTCAGCTGGTGGAACTGAGTCTGCTGTAACGATGCTGATTGCAGATCATGTAAGGAAGGCCGCTGGATTAGCCAAATATCAAGCAAATTCATTTGATGATGAGACAGGCAGATTTGTAGAAGAATTAAGAATCTATGAAAGAGAAGCCAGCAGTTTTCAATTTCATATTTTAGATGAAGACATCGAACATGTAATATCTAATTTACCTGTAGAACTAGATGGAGTAGATACTGATCCTTATGAAGTTGTAAATCACAAATCCATGACTCGTATCAAAACTGATAGAGTTAGAGGTGGTGCATTACGTGTGTTAAATGATGGATTGATTGGCAGATCCAAAAAACTCCTCAAAAGAATTGAATTGTACAATTTAGATGGTTGGGAATGGCTTAATGATCTTAAAGGTGCAGTCCAGACTGGTGAGAATCAAGAAGATGCTGCTGCTAAGAGAATGCGTGAGGTAATTACTGGAAGATCAGTATTATCAATGCCCAACAAATTAGGCGGATTTCGATTAAGGTATGGAAGAGCATGTAACACAGGATTTGCAGCAGTTGGAATTCATCCTATAATTGCTGAAATTCTTGATCACACAGTAGCTGTTGGCACACAAATTAAAATTGACATTCCAGGAAAGGGAGCTACAGTTGCATTTGTTGATTCGATTGAAACACCAACTGTTCGTTTGAATAATGGAAATGTAATAAAAATTAAAGATGTAAAACATGCATTAGAACTAAAAAATGAAATTGAAAAAATACTACATCTAGGAGACATCCTAATTTCGTTTGGAGATTTTCTTGAAAATAATGCCCAACTAATACCATCCGCATATGTTGAAGAATTCTGGATTGAAGAATTAAAACAAAAAATTCAAAATGTAAAGTCTGACGTTCCATATCTGGAACAATTCCTAAATAAAACACCTTCAATCGACGAAGCGATAAAAATATCTCTTGATTTCAAAATTCCACTACATCCATACTATCTGTATTTTTGGGATAAAATTTCACATGAAGATCTTAGTGTGCTTCTAGAACCTACAAAAGTCAGTGCGGCATTAATTGAATACCCCTTAAAAACTAAAAAAATACTTGAAAACCTTGGCACTCCTCATACAGTTGAAAACCAAAAAATAATTTTAGAAAATCAAGAAGCAAAAATATTTTTTAACATATTATTTAGAGAAAAACCAACCATTGATGATTCATCTGTTCCTACAATAATTTCAAAGTCATCAGGAATCCAAATTAGAAACAAATTTTCTACTTCTGTTGGTGTTAGAATAGGAAGGCCTGAAAAAGCAGCTGCAAGACAGATGAAACCACCAACACACGTTTTATTTCCTGTCAGTGACAAAGGCGGACCTACAAGAGATATTCTCAAAGCATCTAAAAGTGAACACTTTTTTGCAAATATTTTCAATAGAATTTGTAATCAATGTAACGAACCTTCAAT
This window harbors:
- a CDS encoding winged helix DNA-binding protein, producing MLVEIPEPEVILGVILAFIVGLGGLYIYYKIRPFIKNKNEVFDASQSERLEYYERQLIDMKIRLDALEIQGIEEKSEDPDIDLKQFLEKLAKSDVKEELVEEQIIPKIEHEKPISVPNISPIEHSNPTNYVLQLITNKAMTSRDIQITLKRSREHTSRLMKKLFEDGYVQRNTESKPYTYSITEKGLAKVEEVQTKHSIA
- a CDS encoding Cdc6/Cdc18 family protein — protein: MSDPIDRMLDAAESGKSIIKNRDILHFTYIPNTILHRNSEQEKVTQSLLPILKQSRPSNLLVYGKPGTGKTLVVKKVLSKIQERVEKSNFPIKLVYSNSKDETTLYGLLVSLGRQLDLSEKELPSSGLATSEVFKRLLNKIDEGKLNAIFVIDEIDHLAQLVAKTGKDILYQLTRANERIKQGSLTLVGISNDLTFKEKLDPRVISSLGEEEIVFTNYNVEQIKKILEERIHESFIENSVEEPALNLCAALAGGEHGDARRAIDLIRVAGEIAERQQSEKVTIEHVREATQKIEENKEETSLKSYPLHEKLLILAIMKANGSSTGEIYSSYKNLCKIVGRDELTQRRITQMLSEIELSGIITGRLIHQGIHGRTKKYKLTVSSEMIKKTFKDDLTLQDIV
- a CDS encoding AbrB/MazE/SpoVT family DNA-binding domain-containing protein; amino-acid sequence: MSVQDNEVLVKITSAGTISIPKQFRKYMDIQKGEYVKVILGKDRLLIRKVTIS
- a CDS encoding geranylgeranylglyceryl/heptaprenylglyceryl phosphate synthase, which codes for MTKNQVETFLKSELKKKNALLFVLIDSEVSNLDESAKLAKDVEKIGASAILVGGSSATDQIEMAQVVKGIKKGIKIPIILFPGNVTGVVPDADAILFSSLMNSENPYFITQAQALGAPSVLKFGLEPLPTAYLVIGEGTSAWFVGAARGIPFEKPKIAAAYALAAQFLGMRFVYLEAGSGAKSNVTPEMVKTVRHAFNGFLIVGGGIKDVKTAESLVKAGADALVIGTFLEKGGSIKKLQEIAKVIQRSK
- a CDS encoding DNA polymerase II large subunit, whose amino-acid sequence is MSENDAISRISGIKMPNYYLDYYTDLSTYTYSIFEHAAKAKSSLVDSSGIIEPKIAFDLADRVAKMHEIDIADPLRELLKINGKELSALILSKEIALGKYTLPDSSMEERLDLAVRVGLAIVTEGVTIAPLQGISEVKIKKNKDGTEYLSVSIAGPMRSAGGTESAVTMLIADHVRKAAGLAKYQANSFDDETGRFVEELRIYEREASSFQFHILDEDIEHVISNLPVELDGVDTDPYEVVNHKSMTRIKTDRVRGGALRVLNDGLIGRSKKLLKRIELYNLDGWEWLNDLKGAVQTGENQEDAAAKRMREVITGRSVLSMPNKLGGFRLRYGRACNTGFAAVGIHPIIAEILDHTVAVGTQIKIDIPGKGATVAFVDSIETPTVRLNNGNVIKIKDVKHALELKNEIEKILHLGDILISFGDFLENNAQLIPSAYVEEFWIEELKQKIQNVKSDVPYLEQFLNKTPSIDEAIKISLDFKIPLHPYYLYFWDKISHEDLSVLLEPTKVSAALIEYPLKTKKILENLGTPHTVENQKIILENQEAKIFFNILFREKPTIDDSSVPTIISKSSGIQIRNKFSTSVGVRIGRPEKAAARQMKPPTHVLFPVSDKGGPTRDILKASKSEHFFANIFNRICNQCNEPSIGIKCSKCGVKTTIAYRCTNCRDTLNEPFCEKCKRKAPAHSHKEFPLKTRLFLAQEKMGLRAKEPFKGVKELINQDKIAEPLEKGLTRQNFGLTTFKDGTVRFDATNSPLTQFKPSWIGTSIEKLKQLGYYHDVDGNPLENSDQIVELRMQDVIIPYESGKYLVSTCKYIDTLLQKFYGVPPFYNVNNFKELIGHLIIGLAPHTSVGIVGRIIGYTETHVCFATPNWHSAKRRDADGDADSIMLLMDSLLNFSRQFLSDRIGGLMDAPLLVQPLVLPHESQPQAHNLEVTKIFPLEFYESTFRQLKASDITSVDIIKSRLETERQFYDYFFTHSTSSLTTSKSRSAYSTLGSMLDKFDMQVKNADLIDAVNTSEIVSNVISTHLVPDIMGNLRAYARQNFRCTGCGRSYRRMPLIQTCICGHKLIATITRGSVEKYLKLAKRLVEKYDVSEYQRGRIHALSDEIELVFGKNKGDQSLLTDYA